A region of Rhodospirillales bacterium DNA encodes the following proteins:
- the sufS gene encoding SufS family cysteine desulfurase, with amino-acid sequence MSFDVAAVRRQFPILQRTVNGQPLHYLDNGASAQTPDAVLDAVRAYETTSRANVLRGVHALAEAATDLYENARADVARFLGAAPEEVVFTGGCTAAINLVAHSYGERLRPGDEIVLSELEHHSNIVPWYQLARRSGAALRTLPVTPDGRIDVVALPEVVNARTRIVSVAHVSNVTGAVADVAAIVAAARAVGAVVMLDGAQRAPHGPVDLPALGVDFYAFAGHKAYGPNGIGALWGRRELLESMPPFMGGGSMIGRVSLQEITWAPSPRRFEAGTPPIGPAVGLGAACRWMMALDWTAAGAHEMALAQRMMDGLADVKGARLVGPAGLQGRLPVISFTLDDVHPHDTAQILDSFGVAVRAGHHCAQPLMDKLDIAGTTRAGIAPYNDDSDVDALLAGVREAVRRFA; translated from the coding sequence ATGAGCTTCGACGTCGCCGCGGTGCGCCGGCAATTCCCGATCCTCCAGCGGACGGTCAACGGGCAGCCGCTTCACTACCTCGACAACGGCGCCTCGGCCCAGACGCCGGACGCCGTGCTCGACGCGGTGCGCGCCTACGAGACGACGTCGCGCGCCAACGTGCTGCGCGGCGTGCACGCGCTGGCCGAGGCGGCGACCGACCTCTACGAGAACGCGCGCGCCGACGTGGCGCGCTTCCTCGGCGCGGCGCCCGAGGAGGTCGTCTTCACCGGCGGTTGCACGGCGGCGATCAACCTCGTGGCGCACAGCTACGGCGAACGCCTGCGGCCGGGTGACGAGATCGTCCTCTCCGAGCTCGAGCACCATTCCAACATCGTGCCCTGGTACCAGCTCGCGCGCCGCTCCGGCGCCGCGCTGCGGACGCTGCCGGTGACGCCCGACGGGCGGATCGACGTGGTGGCGTTGCCGGAGGTCGTCAACGCACGCACGCGCATCGTCTCGGTGGCGCACGTCTCGAACGTCACCGGCGCGGTGGCCGACGTGGCCGCGATCGTCGCCGCGGCTCGCGCGGTCGGCGCCGTGGTGATGCTCGACGGCGCGCAGCGCGCGCCGCACGGGCCCGTCGACCTGCCGGCGCTGGGCGTCGATTTCTACGCCTTCGCCGGCCACAAGGCCTACGGGCCGAACGGTATCGGCGCGCTGTGGGGACGGCGCGAACTGCTGGAGTCGATGCCGCCCTTCATGGGCGGCGGCTCGATGATCGGCCGCGTGTCGCTGCAGGAGATCACCTGGGCGCCGTCGCCGCGCCGCTTCGAGGCCGGCACGCCGCCGATCGGTCCGGCGGTCGGGCTCGGCGCCGCCTGCCGCTGGATGATGGCGCTCGACTGGACGGCGGCCGGCGCGCACGAGATGGCGCTGGCGCAGCGCATGATGGACGGCCTGGCGGACGTGAAGGGCGCGCGCCTGGTCGGGCCGGCGGGGTTGCAGGGACGCCTGCCGGTGATCTCCTTTACGCTCGACGACGTCCATCCGCACGACACCGCGCAGATCCTGGACTCGTTCGGCGTCGCGGTGCGCGCCGGCCACCACTGCGCGCAGCCGTTGATGGACAAGCTCGACATCGCCGGCACCACCCGCGCCGGAATCGCGCCCTACAACGACGATTCCGACGTGGACGCGCTGCTGG
- a CDS encoding molybdopterin-binding/glycosyltransferase family 2 protein — MRFGDIPVDAAEGAILAHAHRDGGVNFAKGRRLSAEDVARLKAAGVRVVVAATLDPDDVHEDEAARAVARAAGGDGLTATAPFTGRANLFARAAGVLVVDTARIDALNALDESITIATLPAYVAVTPKQMVATIKVIPFAAPRTALDAALAIADGPAMVSVAPFRPLKAGLVQTRLPGTRDKVLDKAVETTRARMAGIGGALHGERRVAHDADAIAAALKELRAAGCDLFLIAGASAIVDRRDTVPAGIERAGGRVVHFGMPVDPGNLLLMGAFDGCHAIGLPGCAKSPKFNGFDQVLQRLAAGLQVGRREVMAMGVGGLLAETAARGVPRAGGDAVEVEPEAAPHAPRIAALVLAAGRSSRMGGPNKLLADIDGRPMVARMVEAALRSQAVSVTVVLGHMAPEVRAAVASLGAVAADVRFVENPDFAQGLSTSLKVGVASLGADIDGALMCLGDMPAVSSAQLDRLVAAFNPVEGRAICVPTVGGKRGNPVLWDKRFFVEMGAIAGDTGARHLIGEHADLVCEVEMSGPGMDDGVLIDLDTPEALAAFRARPKTAAPAGSAA, encoded by the coding sequence ATGAGGTTCGGCGACATCCCCGTCGACGCGGCCGAGGGCGCGATCCTGGCGCACGCGCACCGCGACGGCGGCGTGAACTTCGCCAAGGGCCGCCGCCTGTCGGCCGAGGATGTCGCGCGGCTCAAGGCCGCCGGCGTGCGCGTCGTGGTCGCGGCGACCCTGGATCCGGACGACGTGCACGAGGACGAGGCGGCGCGCGCGGTGGCGCGGGCGGCGGGCGGCGACGGGTTGACGGCGACGGCGCCGTTCACCGGCCGCGCCAACCTGTTCGCCAGGGCCGCCGGCGTGCTGGTCGTCGACACCGCGCGGATCGACGCGCTGAACGCGCTCGACGAGTCGATCACCATCGCCACCCTGCCGGCGTATGTCGCCGTGACGCCCAAGCAGATGGTGGCGACGATCAAGGTCATCCCCTTCGCCGCGCCGCGGACGGCTCTCGACGCGGCGCTCGCCATCGCGGATGGACCGGCGATGGTGTCGGTGGCGCCGTTCCGCCCGCTGAAGGCGGGACTGGTGCAGACGCGTCTGCCCGGCACCCGCGACAAGGTGCTCGACAAGGCGGTCGAGACGACCCGGGCGCGCATGGCCGGCATCGGCGGCGCCCTGCACGGCGAGCGGCGCGTCGCGCACGACGCCGACGCGATCGCTGCCGCGCTGAAGGAATTGCGCGCGGCGGGCTGCGACCTGTTCCTGATCGCCGGCGCCTCGGCCATCGTCGACCGGCGCGACACGGTGCCCGCCGGCATCGAGCGGGCCGGCGGCCGCGTCGTGCATTTCGGCATGCCCGTCGATCCCGGCAATCTGCTGCTGATGGGCGCGTTCGACGGCTGCCACGCCATCGGCCTGCCGGGCTGCGCCAAGTCGCCGAAATTCAACGGCTTCGACCAGGTGCTCCAACGTCTCGCCGCCGGCCTGCAGGTGGGCCGCCGCGAGGTGATGGCCATGGGCGTCGGCGGCCTTCTCGCCGAGACGGCCGCCCGCGGCGTGCCACGCGCCGGCGGCGACGCGGTCGAGGTCGAACCGGAGGCGGCGCCGCACGCGCCGCGCATCGCCGCGCTGGTGCTGGCGGCCGGACGGTCCAGCCGCATGGGCGGCCCCAACAAGCTGCTGGCCGACATCGACGGCCGGCCGATGGTCGCGCGCATGGTCGAGGCGGCGCTGAGATCGCAGGCCGTCTCGGTGACCGTCGTGCTCGGCCACATGGCGCCGGAGGTGCGGGCCGCCGTCGCCTCGCTCGGCGCCGTCGCCGCCGATGTGCGGTTCGTCGAGAATCCGGATTTCGCGCAGGGCCTCAGCACCTCGCTCAAGGTCGGCGTGGCGTCGCTCGGCGCCGACATCGACGGCGCGCTGATGTGCCTCGGCGATATGCCGGCGGTGTCGTCGGCCCAGCTCGACCGGCTGGTCGCTGCGTTCAACCCGGTCGAGGGCCGCGCCATCTGCGTGCCCACGGTCGGCGGCAAGCGCGGCAATCCCGTGCTGTGGGACAAGCGCTTCTTCGTCGAGATGGGCGCCATCGCCGGCGATACCGGCGCGCGGCATCTGATCGGCGAGCACGCCGATCTCGTCTGCGAGGTCGAGATGTCCGGCCCCGGCATGGACGACGGCGTGCTGATCGACCTCGACACGCCCGAGGCGTTGGCGGCGTTCCGCGCCCGGCCCAAGACGGCGGCGCCCGCCGGGAGCGCCGCATGA
- a CDS encoding XdhC family protein — MKIETLKAVQAARTARRPIVLVKRIADGAEAIVTPEGAQGALAGDPAAMAAGRAALESGRSETVEAAGGKLFVHAFIPPQRLIVVGAVHIAQALVPMAAMTGFDVVVVDPRRAFAADHRFPNVTVLGDWPDEAMERLAPDSSTAVVTLTHDPKLDDPALEVALRSSAFYVGSLGSRRTHEKRKARLLEAGITEAQFARIRGPVGLNIGAKSPAEIAISIVAEIVQTRAALREPAPAKDRAA, encoded by the coding sequence ATGAAGATCGAGACCCTCAAGGCGGTCCAGGCCGCGCGCACGGCGCGCCGTCCGATCGTGCTGGTCAAGCGGATCGCCGACGGCGCCGAGGCCATCGTCACGCCGGAAGGCGCGCAGGGCGCGCTGGCCGGCGACCCCGCCGCCATGGCGGCGGGACGCGCGGCGCTGGAGAGCGGCCGCAGCGAGACGGTCGAGGCCGCCGGCGGCAAGCTGTTCGTGCACGCGTTCATCCCGCCGCAGCGCCTGATCGTGGTCGGCGCCGTGCACATCGCGCAGGCGCTGGTGCCGATGGCGGCGATGACCGGTTTCGACGTCGTCGTCGTCGATCCGCGCCGCGCCTTCGCGGCCGACCACCGCTTCCCCAACGTCACCGTGCTGGGCGACTGGCCGGACGAGGCGATGGAACGGCTGGCGCCGGACTCCTCGACCGCCGTCGTGACCCTGACGCACGATCCCAAGCTCGACGATCCCGCGTTGGAAGTCGCGCTGAGATCGTCGGCTTTCTACGTCGGGTCGCTGGGCAGCCGCCGCACGCACGAGAAGCGCAAGGCGCGGCTGCTCGAGGCCGGCATCACAGAGGCGCAGTTCGCGCGCATCCGCGGTCCCGTTGGCCTCAACATCGGCGCCAAGTCGCCGGCCGAGATCGCGATCTCGATCGTCGCGGAGATCGTGCAGACCCGCGCCGCGCTGCGCGAGCCCGCGCCGGCCAAGGACCGCGCGGCCTAG
- a CDS encoding XdhC family protein yields MSAAEDVLGVAESWKAEGRGVALATVTLTWGSSPRPVGSQLVVDDKGGMMGSVSGGCIEGAVVREAIEAIRDGKPRLLDFGVTDEQAWDVGLACGGKVQVFVERLE; encoded by the coding sequence ATGAGCGCAGCGGAAGACGTGCTCGGCGTCGCCGAGTCGTGGAAGGCGGAGGGTCGCGGCGTCGCGCTGGCGACCGTGACGCTGACCTGGGGCTCCTCGCCCCGGCCCGTCGGCAGCCAGCTCGTGGTCGACGACAAGGGCGGCATGATGGGCTCGGTGTCCGGCGGCTGCATCGAGGGCGCCGTGGTGCGCGAGGCCATCGAGGCGATCCGCGACGGCAAGCCGCGGCTGCTGGATTTCGGCGTCACCGACGAACAGGCGTGGGACGTCGGCCTGGCTTGCGGCGGCAAGGTCCAGGTGTTCGTCGAACGGCTCGAGTAG
- a CDS encoding VWA domain-containing protein, with amino-acid sequence MNFARALRAAGLPIGPGRVIDAVRAVEVAGLRRRDDLYWTLFSVFVNRRDQREIFDQAFHIFWRNPKLLEKMMGLMLPQIDTGEAADPGEKLSRRLQEALEPGKGESPDDADQPPELEMEATLTFSDRELLQRKDFEQMSAAEIAQALRAIRRMRLPIPETRTRRTAPAPRGSKIDMRATFRRSLKPHGVIELALRERRKRRPPLVILCDISGSMSKYSRMFLHFMHALTNDRDRVHAFTFGTRLTNVTRALRQKDVDVALAKASEQVEDWSGGTRIGATLAEFNRLWSRRVLGQGAVILLITDGLDREGAAGLPEQMDRLHKSCRRLIWLNPLLRYDAYEPRSQGNKAMLPHVDDFRPVHNLESLADLVAALGDENPGREEGLSTWRSRARAA; translated from the coding sequence ATGAATTTCGCGCGCGCCCTGCGCGCCGCCGGCCTGCCGATCGGTCCGGGCCGCGTGATCGACGCGGTGCGCGCCGTCGAGGTCGCCGGCCTGCGCCGGCGCGACGACCTCTACTGGACGCTGTTCAGCGTGTTCGTGAACCGGCGCGACCAGCGCGAGATCTTCGACCAGGCGTTCCACATCTTCTGGCGCAATCCCAAGCTGCTCGAGAAGATGATGGGGCTGATGCTGCCGCAGATCGACACCGGCGAGGCGGCGGATCCGGGCGAGAAGCTGAGCCGACGACTGCAGGAGGCGCTGGAGCCGGGCAAGGGAGAGTCGCCGGACGACGCCGACCAGCCGCCCGAGCTCGAGATGGAGGCGACGCTCACCTTCTCGGACCGCGAGCTGCTGCAACGCAAGGATTTCGAGCAGATGTCGGCGGCCGAGATCGCGCAGGCGCTACGCGCGATCCGCCGGATGCGCCTGCCGATCCCGGAGACCCGCACCCGGCGGACGGCGCCGGCGCCGCGCGGTTCGAAGATCGACATGCGCGCGACGTTCCGCCGCTCGCTCAAGCCGCACGGCGTGATCGAGCTGGCGCTGCGCGAGCGCCGCAAGCGCCGGCCGCCGCTGGTGATCCTGTGCGACATCTCCGGCTCGATGAGCAAGTACAGCCGGATGTTCCTGCATTTCATGCACGCCCTGACCAACGACCGCGACCGCGTGCACGCCTTCACCTTCGGCACGCGCCTCACCAACGTCACGCGCGCGCTGCGCCAAAAAGACGTCGACGTGGCGCTGGCCAAGGCGTCGGAGCAGGTCGAGGACTGGTCGGGCGGCACGCGCATCGGCGCGACCCTGGCGGAATTCAACCGGCTGTGGTCGCGCCGCGTCCTGGGGCAGGGCGCGGTGATCCTGCTGATCACCGACGGGCTCGACCGCGAGGGCGCCGCCGGCCTGCCGGAGCAGATGGACCGGCTGCACAAATCCTGCCGCCGGCTGATCTGGCTGAACCCGCTCTTGCGCTACGACGCCTACGAACCCAGATCGCAGGGCAACAAGGCGATGCTGCCGCATGTCGACGATTTCCGCCCGGTGCACAATCTGGAGAGCCTCGCCGACCTGGTGGCCGCGCTGGGCGACGAGAACCCGGGGCGGGAAGAGGGGCTTTCGACGTGGCGATCGCGGGCGCGCGCCGCGTGA
- a CDS encoding MoxR family ATPase: MRTPIPDSIDATVELLRQGEYVADRSLATVLYLALRMGRPLFTEGEAGVGKTEIAKVLAKSLGRRLIRLQCYEGLDAASAVYEWNYARQMIEIRLAEAQGNVDRDRLGGDVFNERFLIRRPLLDALQPSPEGPPVLLIDELDRTDEPFEAYLLEVLSDFQVTIPELGTIKAPEPPIVIITSNRTREIHDALKRRCFYHWVDYPDAKREAEILAIKAPGVPASLSRQVVGFVQELRSMELFKAPGVAESIDWATALSELNVLDLDPRAIHDTLGVLLKYQDDIQRIQGSEAARILDKVKSEMTVAGAAG, from the coding sequence ATGCGCACGCCCATTCCCGATTCGATCGACGCCACCGTCGAACTGCTCCGCCAAGGCGAATACGTCGCCGACCGCAGCCTGGCCACCGTGCTGTACCTCGCGCTCAGGATGGGGCGGCCGCTGTTCACCGAGGGCGAGGCAGGGGTCGGCAAGACCGAGATCGCCAAGGTGCTGGCGAAGTCGCTCGGACGGCGCCTGATCCGCCTGCAATGCTACGAGGGCCTCGACGCGGCCTCGGCGGTGTACGAGTGGAACTACGCCCGCCAGATGATCGAGATCCGGCTGGCCGAGGCGCAGGGCAACGTCGACCGCGACCGGCTCGGCGGCGACGTTTTCAACGAGCGCTTCCTGATCCGCCGGCCGCTGCTGGACGCGCTGCAGCCTTCGCCGGAGGGGCCGCCGGTGCTGCTGATCGACGAGCTCGACCGCACCGACGAGCCGTTCGAGGCGTACCTGCTGGAGGTCCTCTCCGACTTCCAGGTCACGATCCCCGAGCTCGGCACCATCAAGGCGCCGGAGCCGCCGATCGTCATCATCACGTCGAACCGCACGCGCGAGATCCACGACGCGCTGAAGCGGCGCTGCTTCTACCACTGGGTCGACTACCCCGACGCCAAGCGCGAGGCGGAGATCCTCGCGATCAAGGCGCCGGGCGTGCCGGCGAGCCTGTCGCGGCAGGTCGTCGGCTTCGTGCAGGAGCTGCGGAGCATGGAACTGTTCAAGGCGCCGGGCGTCGCCGAGTCGATCGACTGGGCCACCGCGCTGAGCGAGCTCAACGTGCTCGACCTCGATCCGCGCGCCATCCACGACACGCTCGGCGTGCTGCTGAAGTACCAGGACGACATCCAGCGCATCCAGGGCAGCGAGGCGGCGCGGATCCTCGACAAGGTGAAGAGCGAGATGACGGTCGCCGGGGCGGCGGGATGA
- a CDS encoding SDR family oxidoreductase: MYGDMFKGRTAVVTGGARGIGLACATALHGLGARIALWDRDSTVVAASAAALPGAVGVAMDVTSESSVAGALARTERELAAVDILVASAGITGPNKSVADYGFDEWRQVVDINLNGLFLCDRAVVPGMVARKWGRIVNIASIAGKEGNPNASAYSASKAGVIGLTKSLGKELSGTGVLANCVCPAAIKTEMFQQMTEQHIAFMLSKIPMGRFATVEEAAALVTWLCSPLCTFNTGAVFDLSGGRATY; this comes from the coding sequence ATGTACGGCGACATGTTCAAGGGCAGAACGGCGGTGGTCACCGGGGGGGCGCGGGGCATCGGGCTGGCCTGCGCCACCGCGCTGCACGGTCTGGGCGCGCGCATCGCGCTGTGGGACCGCGATTCGACGGTCGTGGCGGCATCGGCCGCCGCCCTGCCGGGCGCGGTCGGGGTCGCGATGGACGTGACGTCCGAATCCAGCGTGGCCGGCGCGCTGGCGCGGACCGAGCGCGAGCTGGCAGCGGTCGACATCCTCGTCGCCAGCGCCGGTATCACGGGCCCGAACAAATCGGTCGCCGACTACGGCTTCGACGAATGGCGCCAGGTCGTCGACATCAATCTGAACGGGCTGTTCCTGTGCGACCGGGCCGTCGTGCCGGGGATGGTGGCGCGCAAATGGGGCCGCATCGTCAACATCGCCTCCATCGCCGGCAAGGAGGGCAACCCGAACGCCTCGGCCTACTCCGCCTCCAAGGCCGGGGTGATCGGCCTGACCAAGTCGCTGGGCAAGGAGCTCTCCGGCACCGGCGTGCTGGCCAATTGCGTCTGCCCGGCCGCGATCAAGACCGAGATGTTCCAGCAGATGACCGAACAACACATCGCCTTCATGCTGTCGAAGATCCCGATGGGCCGGTTCGCGACCGTCGAGGAGGCGGCCGCCCTGGTGACCTGGCTCTGCTCGCCGCTCTGCACGTTCAACACGGGCGCGGTGTTCGATCTGTCCGGGGGTCGGGCGACCTACTAG
- a CDS encoding 1-acyl-sn-glycerol-3-phosphate acyltransferase: MAWLRSLAFNVFYWISTVLIALVCVIVLPIPSPRPLRALLHAWARLTVWAMRVLGGMHVEVRGREHIPAGPALIAGKHQSECDGTLMAALIPGIAFVAMKELFSWPVIGPILYRLDMMRVDTCGGERERRNLAAFSKRAVETRRVLTIYPEGHLMPIGDKERYRTGIYYMSRDLDLAVTPVATCVGLLWPRWAFWKTPGRAAVEFLPALPPSPDKDGFMRELEDRIETATALLVAEFTGQPFALARYAPRSEPATDRTAAIVAPVEPGTPA, translated from the coding sequence ATGGCTTGGCTGCGCTCGTTGGCCTTCAACGTCTTCTACTGGATCAGCACCGTCCTGATCGCGCTGGTCTGCGTGATCGTCCTGCCGATCCCCTCGCCCCGGCCGTTGCGGGCCCTCCTGCACGCCTGGGCGCGGCTGACCGTCTGGGCGATGCGCGTCCTGGGCGGCATGCATGTCGAAGTCCGCGGCCGCGAACACATCCCCGCCGGTCCGGCGCTGATCGCCGGCAAGCACCAGAGCGAGTGCGACGGCACGCTGATGGCGGCGCTGATTCCGGGAATCGCCTTCGTGGCGATGAAGGAGCTGTTCTCCTGGCCGGTGATCGGGCCGATCCTCTACCGGCTGGACATGATGCGGGTTGACACCTGCGGCGGCGAGCGCGAGCGCCGGAACCTCGCGGCGTTCTCCAAGCGCGCGGTCGAGACGAGGCGCGTGCTGACGATCTATCCCGAGGGCCATCTGATGCCGATCGGCGACAAGGAGCGCTACCGCACCGGCATCTACTACATGTCGCGCGATCTCGATCTCGCCGTGACGCCGGTCGCGACCTGCGTCGGCCTGCTCTGGCCGCGCTGGGCGTTTTGGAAGACGCCGGGCCGCGCCGCCGTCGAGTTCCTCCCGGCGTTGCCGCCGTCGCCCGACAAGGACGGCTTCATGCGCGAGTTGGAGGACCGGATCGAGACCGCGACCGCGCTCCTGGTCGCGGAATTCACCGGCCAGCCCTTCGCGCTGGCGCGCTACGCGCCGCGCTCCGAACCGGCGACCGACCGCACCGCCGCCATCGTCGCGCCCGTCGAACCGGGAACCCCGGCCTGA
- a CDS encoding class I SAM-dependent methyltransferase, giving the protein MLLATVLRRVLHTGTLTIVDAAGRAHRVVEAPPGPPVTIRIHDRATELRIALSPRLAFGEAYMAGTLTVDDGRLYDFLDLLGRNMAALERSAWLKWSIRLQAVTRWFEQRNPVGRARANVAHHYDLDGALYDLFLDHDRQYSCAYFATPDVPLEAAQAAKKRHLLAKLMVDPDHKVLDIGSGWGGMGLYIARESGADVTGVTLSIEQHGVSQRRAKAEGLADRARFKLQDYRHETGVYDRIVSVGMFEHVGAAHYDEFFGKVSSLLKDDGVMLLHAIGRMEPPGGTNPWIRKYIFPGGYSPALSEVLAAVERAGLWVTDIEILRLHYAETLRHWRGRFMANRDRALALPGIDERFCRMWEFYLASCEMSFRHMNQMVFQMQIAKRQDAVPPTRDYIHDAERARKLPLQVAAE; this is encoded by the coding sequence ATGCTGCTCGCGACGGTTCTGCGCCGCGTGCTCCATACGGGCACGCTCACCATCGTCGACGCCGCCGGACGCGCGCACCGCGTCGTCGAGGCGCCCCCCGGCCCGCCGGTGACCATCCGGATCCACGACCGCGCGACCGAGCTGCGGATCGCCTTGTCCCCGCGGCTGGCGTTCGGCGAGGCCTACATGGCCGGCACCCTGACGGTCGACGACGGCCGGCTGTACGATTTTCTCGATCTGCTGGGCCGCAACATGGCGGCGCTCGAGCGCTCCGCCTGGCTGAAATGGTCAATCCGACTGCAGGCGGTCACGCGCTGGTTCGAGCAGCGCAATCCCGTCGGCAGGGCCCGGGCGAACGTCGCGCACCACTACGATCTGGACGGCGCGCTGTACGATCTCTTCCTCGACCACGACCGGCAATACTCCTGCGCCTATTTCGCGACGCCCGACGTTCCGCTGGAGGCGGCCCAGGCGGCCAAGAAGCGGCATCTCCTCGCCAAGCTGATGGTCGACCCGGACCACAAGGTCCTCGATATCGGCTCGGGCTGGGGCGGCATGGGGCTGTACATCGCGCGCGAGAGCGGCGCGGACGTCACGGGGGTGACCCTGTCGATCGAGCAGCATGGCGTATCGCAGCGCCGCGCCAAGGCGGAGGGCCTCGCAGACCGCGCGCGCTTCAAGCTCCAGGACTACCGCCACGAGACCGGGGTCTACGACCGCATCGTCTCGGTCGGCATGTTCGAGCACGTGGGCGCGGCGCACTACGACGAGTTCTTCGGCAAGGTCTCCTCGCTGCTCAAGGACGACGGCGTGATGCTGCTGCACGCCATCGGCCGCATGGAGCCGCCGGGCGGCACCAATCCGTGGATCCGCAAGTACATCTTCCCCGGCGGCTACTCGCCGGCGCTGTCGGAGGTGCTGGCGGCGGTCGAGCGCGCCGGGCTGTGGGTCACCGACATCGAGATCCTGCGGCTGCACTACGCCGAGACGCTGCGCCACTGGCGCGGGCGGTTCATGGCCAACCGCGACCGCGCCCTTGCGCTGCCGGGCATCGACGAGCGCTTCTGCCGCATGTGGGAGTTCTACCTCGCGTCCTGCGAGATGAGCTTCCGGCACATGAACCAGATGGTGTTCCAGATGCAGATCGCGAAACGGCAGGACGCGGTGCCACCGACGCGCGACTACATCCACGACGCCGAACGGGCGCGCAAGCTGCCCTTGCAAGTGGCGGCCGAATAG
- a CDS encoding replicative DNA helicase, which yields MDNAARDSSNVARLPGADDGRLREPPHNFEAERALLGAVLVNNLAYNRVSDFLRPEHFADPLHGRVFEAAAKLIEKNQVVSADLLKTYFESDEALKAGGGVAYIARLAAAAVSIIDAGDYGRQIHDLYLRRQLIDVGETMVNGAFAPEIDEPATSQIEVAEKRLYELASSGQIEGGFRPFKVALTEAVEMAESAYKREGQLTGVASGLTALDQLLGGLHRSDLLILAGRPSMGKTALATNIAFHAALHYREEFDENQRARAADGAVVGFFSLEMSAEQLATRILSEQALVSSEKIRRGEMNAHDFDTVLAKSRELEMMPLFIHDTPGLTVQALRTRARRLKRQHGLGLLVVDYLQLLQGAGRGREVNRVQEISEITRGLKTLAKELDVPVIALSQLSRAVEQREDKRPQLADLRESGSIEQDADVVMFVFREEYYLTRGEPSRRPEESDERFNDRHDAWKLRCEQSYGKAEVIVAKQRHGPTGIVRLKFDGAITKFDNLALEDSYGQSNE from the coding sequence ATGGACAACGCCGCTAGAGACTCCTCGAACGTCGCCCGCCTGCCCGGCGCCGACGACGGCCGCCTGCGCGAACCGCCGCACAATTTCGAGGCCGAGCGGGCGCTCCTCGGCGCCGTGCTCGTCAACAACCTCGCCTACAACCGCGTCTCGGACTTCCTGCGGCCGGAGCACTTCGCCGATCCCCTGCACGGCCGCGTCTTCGAGGCCGCCGCCAAGCTGATCGAGAAGAACCAGGTCGTCTCGGCCGATCTTCTGAAGACCTACTTCGAGTCGGACGAGGCGCTCAAGGCCGGCGGCGGCGTCGCCTACATCGCGCGCCTCGCGGCCGCCGCCGTCAGCATCATCGACGCCGGCGACTACGGCCGCCAGATCCACGACCTCTACCTGCGGCGCCAGCTCATCGACGTCGGCGAGACGATGGTGAACGGCGCTTTCGCGCCGGAGATCGACGAGCCGGCCACGTCGCAGATCGAGGTCGCCGAGAAGCGCCTCTACGAGCTCGCCTCGTCGGGCCAGATCGAGGGCGGCTTCCGGCCGTTCAAGGTGGCGCTCACCGAGGCCGTCGAGATGGCCGAGAGCGCCTACAAGCGCGAGGGCCAGCTCACCGGCGTCGCCTCGGGGCTGACGGCGCTCGACCAGTTGCTGGGCGGTCTGCACCGCAGCGACCTGCTGATCCTCGCCGGCCGGCCGTCGATGGGAAAGACGGCGCTGGCGACCAACATCGCGTTCCACGCGGCCCTCCACTACCGCGAGGAGTTCGATGAGAACCAGCGCGCCAGGGCGGCCGACGGCGCCGTGGTCGGATTCTTCTCGCTGGAGATGTCGGCCGAGCAGCTGGCGACCCGCATCCTGTCGGAGCAGGCGCTGGTGTCATCGGAGAAGATCCGCCGCGGCGAGATGAACGCGCACGATTTCGACACCGTCCTCGCCAAGAGCCGCGAGCTCGAGATGATGCCGCTGTTCATCCACGACACCCCCGGCCTCACCGTCCAGGCGCTGCGCACCCGGGCGCGCCGGCTGAAGCGGCAGCACGGGCTGGGCCTGCTGGTGGTCGACTACCTCCAGCTCCTGCAGGGCGCCGGCCGCGGACGCGAAGTCAACCGCGTGCAGGAGATCTCCGAGATCACCCGAGGCCTGAAGACGCTGGCCAAGGAGCTGGACGTGCCGGTGATCGCGCTGTCCCAGCTGAGCCGCGCCGTCGAGCAGCGCGAGGACAAGCGGCCGCAGCTCGCCGATCTGCGCGAGTCCGGCTCGATCGAGCAGGACGCCGACGTCGTGATGTTCGTGTTCCGGGAGGAGTACTACCTGACGCGCGGCGAGCCGTCGCGGCGGCCGGAGGAGAGCGACGAGCGGTTCAACGACCGCCACGACGCCTGGAAGCTGCGATGCGAGCAGTCCTATGGCAAGGCCGAGGTGATCGTCGCCAAGCAGCGCCATGGACCAACCGGTATCGTGCGGCTGAAGTTCGACGGCGCCATCACGAAGTTCGACAACCTCGCGCTCGAGGACAGCTACGGCCAGTCGAACGAGTGA